The DNA region agagaggtcatttaggttagagagagaccggagagggtcccattcctctctctaacactccctcttcttcccttgtgtgtttgctgctgtactccttctggcttttgtcttgcaggtccgtgggatccttagtgtggagttacagagtctcaacaactctgtctccaccctttcctctgcacacacccaacacacataacgtggatggctgttcatcataggaatgggatccacacaaggttcctgctgcttaacagaaggttttccttgccgccatgatgaattcatgttgggtgtgggatacacacccaacatgaattatgcatatgcatatatacgtgtatatacgtatatatgcatatgtgtgtatccataaaatgaagagtccgtccttaagactgctctactgtaaagtgtcttgagataccattggttatgatttggcgctatacaaataaaagattgattgattgattgatttaaaaacacaaagctaTTATGGTTGTTAATTCTAAATTACAGTGTTATTCAGTCGTACTACAGTACTATAAACATGGAACAGATCGTGtatcagtgtgttttttttatctgtaaTTATGATGATCCAAATTATATTTGagatttttaattacttttaataCTTCAGTATTTTCTTATGCAAATACTAAGAAAATACTATTTTGCCTGAGctgctttttaatgtattgaagTAGTTTCTGATCAGGAGTATCTGTGTTTTCACTCAGgtaataaaaatgtgtattttgttcaCCTGTCgttgctgctaatgctaacgtttcTCTGAAGAGACACACCATTATATCTTTGGAGTATCTCTCTTTAACAGAACACAATGACCTctgtaaaaatgaatgaatgacagaGATGAGGAAGACTTTAGAGTTTATGACTTAACGTCCTCATTCAgtgtgttttgaagttaacgGGGCAGCGCTGGTTGTGAGAAAAATGGATTCATTACCTCGTACAGAGTTGTTTGATTTCCACGGAGTCTCAATGACACATTCTTTCACAAACAACTGGGAGAATATTCAAAGCTTCCAGGCCAGGCCGGATGACATCCTCATCGCAACTTATCCTAAAGCTGGTGAGTTCTCAAGTCAATGAGAATCAAATGAGGAGTTCATGGTGTTGTAGGGAATGCTTAGTATTCTGTTAAAATGGCATCCAGTGTAAAGTTAGTGTTAGAGTGTTTTAAGAAGAACGTGTCGGCCTCTTGCAGGGACCACATGGGTCTCTTACATCCTGGATTTACTCTACTTTGGTCAGAATTCCCCTGAGCGTCAAACAAGCGTCCCCATCTATGAGAGAGTTCCTTTCTTGGAGCTTGCGATCCCAATCATGGACTCAGGTGGTGACGCAATACAATCACTCCTCTCATAAAAGCCAATCTTGATCGTCAATGTTTTACTAATGTAACCACTTCAAATCATAACATGCGCACTATGTTCTTCAAAAGCATTTCTCTAGGTCAATGGTGTCACTGACTTGTTTTTAACTTCCTCCCACAGGTACAGACTTGGCAGACAGACTACCGACCTCTCCCCGACTCATCAAAACTCACCTACCAGTTCAGTTTGTACCAAAGTCCTTTTGGGAGCAAAACTGCAAGGTTTCTGTTATACAGATTATGACATTATAAATGTACATCTGGTAGTCATTTCTTGAACAAATATGTCTTTGTCATTTCACCAAAGGCCCACGCACTTCAGTctcaaaaaattgatttttttttcaaacagtaGGCActgtttgatcagatgaatactttttgagatatggccaatttagtgaggaggGTATGTGTAGATTTTTGcatgtccttatttttcttccattttcagcttccagtatatctcaggaactacatcacataggaaactgaaaagtggttcagctccacctactctctcagaatatattaaaaaagatctgctatacatcctatctgtgGACATACCAGCTCCTCACAttggaaaaaaagtttgttggggTTTCAGGTTCAAATATGTTTAATCctacagtaaatatatttacatgtgtttCAGCCTCagctcagctccctgtaatttaatcagcttagagctatgtacatagactgttcacatcactaatgattagtcacatatattcATTGGTttggtgacagtctcttgaaatcagaaaaaaaaaaaaaaggtcatgtgacctggagaatacctggagaatgtttcactttacggcagtcacgtgaccacaggctctgatatactcattAAGAGTTTTGCTAATATTTTTCCACTGgttcgactcctggtcatggccgaggcaagcagaaagtttaaaactgtttttgaggaggctaaaaagacgccGCCAAGACCTGGTCCCCTCCGCCGACCCgatgtttgttgatttttgggACAGAACTACAGCGCTTGTGgtcactaggggcgctagacagGTCAAAAGTTACAGTGTGCCTTTTTCACCTTTTTGAAATTGTGTTTGGAATATAGAATTGTATctcaaaaactgaatttttgacagtattttaatttgagacaatgcaaaaatggcatttaaaaaaaaaaaaaaaaatcagtttttcacttttggagccaataaattattgttaaaaacaaattaccaacatctccatgctgtaggtgcaatatgtgtattttttggattCTTAACAGCAGTTCAGAAAATGTTAaccgctaacagctgctgtcttgtatATTCATAATTCATGATTTATAATTACACTAGAGGTACTTTCTCCCTATAGATCATCTATGTAGCCCGAAACCCAAAGGACACTGTGGTGTCTTACTTCCACTTTGAACGCATGGCTATGAATTTACCAGAGCCTGGAGACTGGAGCAGCTACGTCCAAAGATTCATGCAAGGAAAAGGTCAGAAATAATATTGTTTTCATCACAGAATGCACACTGACTTTAACCTTGGTGCTGTTGTGTGCCTTCAGTGGTGTTTGGATCCTGGTATGAACATGTGAACAACTGGTGGCAGAAGAAAGACACCTACACCAAACTCCATTACATGTTTTATGAGGACCTGGTGGAGGTAAAGGGTGGTTCACTGCATCCATTTCTTTGTAAATCCCTCCTTCACACTGATTATTGTGCCGATTATTGTTTTTAGGATACAGGTCGAGAGATAGATAAACTCTGCTCCTTTCTTGGATTGTCTCCGTCTGTTGAGGAGAAGAGAACGATTAGTGGTGGAGTTCAGTTTGAcaagatgaaaataaacaaaatgacaaactacTCCACATTTAAAGACATGGATTTTAACATTTCCCCCTTCATGAGAAAAGGTACAGAGAGGATTGTTGAGATGAGTGAAATAAACGGCGCTGGACTGATTCTGTGTCTCTACAGGAAAGGTGGGCGACTGGAAAAACCACTTCACCGAGGCCCAGAGGAAAGAATTTGATGAAGACTATGAGAAAAAGATTAAGGACCCGACTCTTCACTTCCGTGTTGAAATCTAAAGCAGGAGTTGGGAATGTGGAGAAGATTGTGCTAATTTCTAaagaaaaatgacttccattgcTTTAGATGAGATGAAGATGTGGAGGATTTTATTTCACTCAATGATCAGAATCTGAATCTGAGGCCCAGAAAAGGATTTTGTCACCAAACAAAAACCTTGTTTTGATCTCAACATATAGATTCTCTAAGATATTTTCTGTACCTGCTTCATCTTTGTACATCCTGGAACCACAACTATCTCTCCTATTGGAAATTTCTCAAGCGCTCAAGTTAAAACGATCAGAAAACCTGATGCTAATCCATGCTAGCACATGAAGATAAACATCGATCACCTGCATTCTTCctctcactgtaaaaaaaaaaagagaagtgaAATACAATGTATTCATTGAcctaaggttagggttaggcatATAGGCAAGaaaacttttgataggaaggtcGTAGCGCCAAAATTTCACACCTGGTAAATCAGTTTCAACTGATCGACCTGTGGTGGAATTTTTTCTCTACGACTTACGGTTGCGAAGATATCGCACTGTTTTGATcactttttggtgtttttttgcaaataacttttgataggaacatgtcatttacattttgatggtGGCAACCCCCGCTGAATCAGTATAGACCTTTCCAACGGTACCACCCACATCCCTGTGCGATATTCCCTTCCCAAGATACAGCATAGCAAAATTTTCGGGTTTTTgcattttgaaattttcaaagtGCTGTAGCTTTGCGAAGGAATGTGGGAGTAGCATGAAACTTGGTACGCATATAGGAAACTCATGTAGCTTTCCAACGGTGCCACCTCGTTGTCTCTAGCACCTTCAATTCTCGAGATATTGTGACTTTTAGCAAAATGCTAACATTTGACTGGAAGCTCGTAGCCTCGTGGATGGTACTGTTGGAAAGCTTGTACCCTTTTGATAAAACTTTGCCGTGTTGACTTTTataatctgttttaatttacagtaaaaaacGGTTCATAGCTGCTCATCAGATTCAATACGTAGAGCTCGACTGGTGCACTttcatatatttaaagttcattaTTCACCATCTTGCACAGTGAAACTATGTATTTGTTGactaataaaaattaaactataatTATGACGACATGCAGTCCTTAGTCTAAGttcacacacaaaatcacaacaaaatgcacaaacaagagaaaattacaatttactcaaaaaaaaaaaaaaacacaagatgactacgaAATAAAACTgactacagaaacacacaaaatgagatagAAATACTAAAAATTATaccaaatggcaacaaaaatacacaaattgactctgacaacacacaaaacaaagacaaaaatacaaatgaataacAGAAGAActgcaaaatatatatatatttaaaaatacacaaaatgagagaaaaatataaaaaacaaataacaaacccattgttctttcctgtattaatgttcataTTGGACATTACCCTAAATGAtagacatgaatgttgataatgtggccctcgggtcagacaattacatttattgatCTTTACTGTGATCAAAGTTGTCTATTCCTGCTGTAACCTGTGTTGATAGATAtaaccactagagggcagtgttTAGCCATGAATCACCAACAATAACTCAAAGCTGTACTTTAGAACAGTAGTTCATCAACTTTTTTGACTCaaaaatactatgaaaaaacaacaatagagcattGATTATGAAAtcaatgagtgataacacacatgttaaataatctcattttgaaaataagtggaattaaactgtattttgtgccttCTGAATAGATTAATGTCAAGAGTTTTTATaatttacggtcatctcccgcctggtTTTGGACAAAGAACGACCATTGCATTTGGTCtaatcaaaaataatttccCTCATCATTACTATGATTATCATTTATCCTATATTTtcttggcagtggctatccgtatggttgccgtatcaatataccgccCCTtactggccagtttaggtcatgtgataggtcagtcattggccagtttaggtcatgtgataggtcagtcattggccagtgttggtcacgtgataggtcagtcattggccagtgttggtcacgtgataggtcagtcattggccagtttaggtcatgtgataggtcagtcattggccagtttaggtcatgtgataggtcagtcattggccagtgttggtcacgtgataggtcagtcattggccagtgttggtcacgtgataggtcagtcattggccagtttaggtcatgtgataggtcagtcattggccagtgttggtcacgtgataggtcagtcattggccagtttaggtcatgtgataggtcagtcattggccagtttaggtcatgtgataggtcagtcattggccagtgttggtcacgtgataggtcagtcattggccagtttaggtcatgtgataggtcagtcattggccagtttaggtcacctgactaagactaaccctaaacctaaacctaaagcTAAACCTAAcccgctacgtacttgtacttcggtaaccgtaccaatagcacaggGGATTGTCCGTATTTTTAATGCgttaatttatacattttacacactctgtctctcaagtaccccctgtagtgccatacccttaggggtacacgaacccccatttgagaaaccctgctttagaatatgaattgtttattattaactgTACCTACGTGCTTTAATAAGTTTGATCCTTTGCTGTGTGGTATTTCTATGATGGATCCTAAACAATGAGATATCTGAAGCTGAAGGTTGTAAAGGTACAATTATGCTGCAGTGTTGGAACTGCTGAGCTGGCGTGCCTGCAGCCGTGGACGAGCTGGATTGCAGTGGAATGGCGCCTCTGAGGAATTGCACATAATTGCTGTAATTGCAGAGTGTTAGTGTTAGCGCTGCCTCTTCTTTCCTAAAGCGGTGTCCTCATCCTGTCTCTTTGTTACAATGGAGGCCGACGGATGTTTCACCACTGCTGCAGCCAACATGTTGTAAACTTTgatgattacacacacacacacacacacacacacacacacacacacacacacacacacacacacacacacacacacacacacacacacacacacacacacacacacacacacacacacacacacacacacacacacacacacactgtccttTACACCAGTTAATCTCCATACTGGTCTGACCACTccttaaaaacaaactacaacCAGAATCAAAGAAAGCTTTTGTTTCAATTCtccaaaaatgaggaaaaaatggtATAGATATAATGTGGGATAATAAATAAAGGCCTTAGGTTCTATAGTttctagagcagacatgggacACTTTAATCTCAGTGAGGACCACAGACACACATGTGTCTGACCTGAGGGCCACatgacagcatttagaataatggccaTTTTCTTctcactttctgcatttttctctcattttgtctgattttgttcagtgagtttttggagtcgcctgtgtctttttgttgtcattttgtgtttttgaagatagttttgttgtcattttgtatatttttctgccattctgCGTATTTATATGatcttgtgtctttttgttgtaattttgagattttgaagccaatttgttgccattttctacatttttctgtcattctgtgtattaatattgctgttttgtgtgtttttgaagttatttttgtagtcgttttatgtatttttctgccattctgTATATTTACATCGTTatcttgtgtctttttgttgtcattttgtgattttgaagccatttttgttgccattttctacatttttctgtatttctgtatattaatattgctgttttgtgtgtttttgctgccaTCTTGTATGATTTTCTGTCATTCAGTCtatttatattgttgttttgtatcttttttgggtcagttacatattttcttttcctctttctGGTTATTCTGGAgtagttttattaattttgttgTCCTCAAAATACATTCTAAATACAAACtgcaaaaatgaaatattagATGTTCTACCTTTTGTCTTATTAGAATAAGTGGGTTTttgcaaaatacagtaaaaaaaaaatgtatcacgtGACAACTAGTTAGAAATGTAATCTGATGGCACTTTATCAAAACCTGTGTAATTAAATGAAGAAGAATTGATCAAATGCtaaggattgtgtgtgtgtgtgtgtgtgtgtgtgtgtgtgtgttccttccTCCCCTCCGTGGCGCCGGAGCTCCTTTGGTTTGCTAATGTGCGGTGGCTCCCCGTCCTTCCTGTCGCTGCTCCGGGCGGTGCAGGGCTGTGGCCCGGGGGCGAAGCGGCGTCACCCGGGCGGGCAGCGGCTCCTTCATAAAGAgctgataacacacacacacacacacacacacacacacacacacacacacacacacacacacacacacacacacacacacacacacacgggaaaaacatgcaaatgacATCACAACCGGATTAAAGACTGTAGcgtatactattattattattattattattattattattattattattattattattattattattattattattattattattatgtcaaaACTATTTTGTACTCAACAACTACTTActatttaataaacatttaatatagAATACAATATGAACAAATCCTCTTTATACCAGAGGTTGTCGCTATAGTCCCTATGCTCTTATTTTGACATCTTTTACTTCAGTTTAGAATTTGCAttagtcatttatttgtttcaagTTTTTAGATTCGAATATATTTTGTAATTGGTGTTCATTTATAAAGATCGACTTTTCGCAGCAAAATCcaccataattttttttagtataacttcaaaacattttaatctAACTATTTCTAAAGGGCGATGGTGGGTTACAGCTTCAGTTAAATTAGTTTTAAACCACTTCtttagacctttttttttttactgtgatatatattttttgtttttggtttgtatCATATTCATGTTATCTTTTTTTCATCTGAAGATAGGCTATGATTTCTAT from Gouania willdenowi chromosome 20, fGouWil2.1, whole genome shotgun sequence includes:
- the LOC114454097 gene encoding cytosolic sulfotransferase 3-like isoform X1, with translation MDSLPRTELFDFHGVSMTHSFTNNWENIQSFQARPDDILIATYPKAGTTWVSYILDLLYFGQNSPERQTSVPIYERVPFLELAIPIMDSGTDLADRLPTSPRLIKTHLPVQFVPKSFWEQNCKIIYVARNPKDTVVSYFHFERMAMNLPEPGDWSSYVQRFMQGKVVFGSWYEHVNNWWQKKDTYTKLHYMFYEDLVEDTGREIDKLCSFLGLSPSVEEKRTISGGVQFDKMKINKMTNYSTFKDMDFNISPFMRKGKVGDWKNHFTEAQRKEFDEDYEKKIKDPTLHFRVEI
- the LOC114454097 gene encoding cytosolic sulfotransferase 3-like isoform X2 encodes the protein MDSLPRTELFDFHGVSMTHSFTNNWENIQSFQARPDDILIATYPKAGTTWVSYILDLLYFGQNSPERQTSVPIYERVPFLELAIPIMDSGTDLADRLPTSPRLIKTHLPIIYVARNPKDTVVSYFHFERMAMNLPEPGDWSSYVQRFMQGKVVFGSWYEHVNNWWQKKDTYTKLHYMFYEDLVEDTGREIDKLCSFLGLSPSVEEKRTISGGVQFDKMKINKMTNYSTFKDMDFNISPFMRKGKVGDWKNHFTEAQRKEFDEDYEKKIKDPTLHFRVEI
- the LOC114454097 gene encoding cytosolic sulfotransferase 3-like isoform X3, which gives rise to MTSSSQLILKLNSPERQTSVPIYERVPFLELAIPIMDSGTDLADRLPTSPRLIKTHLPVQFVPKSFWEQNCKIIYVARNPKDTVVSYFHFERMAMNLPEPGDWSSYVQRFMQGKVVFGSWYEHVNNWWQKKDTYTKLHYMFYEDLVEDTGREIDKLCSFLGLSPSVEEKRTISGGVQFDKMKINKMTNYSTFKDMDFNISPFMRKGKVGDWKNHFTEAQRKEFDEDYEKKIKDPTLHFRVEI